One part of the Ranitomeya imitator isolate aRanImi1 chromosome 10, aRanImi1.pri, whole genome shotgun sequence genome encodes these proteins:
- the LOC138650994 gene encoding nicotinamide N-methyltransferase-like — protein MESRKYKLYHEYGFDSRQHLEHYFSDSTDMIFEEDFLIFPIKNLRKAFTEGHIEGDVLVDLSIGSMIHHLYSACDFFNYFIVLKMRDRCILELKRWVDSRTGAFSWCHAAKLQVEIEGKSDLLLEKEEKMRSAIEHVVKCDLEKENMVDPIVLPPADCVISAWLLDVISKNQDEYMKYIKKFSRLLKPEGHIIIIGSVDATYFTVGKDKLHIFSYNEDFARNAIVGAGFVIDHCEVMKRTVESDLSDFKGVIFIAAHKEK, from the exons ATGGAATCCAGAAAATATAAGCTTTATCATGAATATGGCTTTGATTCTAGACAACATCTGGAGCATTACTTTTCAGATAGCACTGATATGATCTTTGAAGAGGATTTCTTGATATTTCCCATTAAAAATCTTAGAAAAGCTTTCACAGAAG GTCATATTGAAGGAGATGTTTTGGTTGACCTCAGTATTGGATCGATGATTCATCATCTGTATTCAGCCTGTGATTTTTTCAACTACTTCATAGTGCTGAAGATGAGAGACAGATGCATCTTGGAGCTGAAAAGATGGGTGGACTCACGTACAGGAGCGTTTAGTTGGTGCCATGCTGCAAAACTTCAAGTAGAGATAGAAGGAAAAAG cgaTCTGTTgctggagaaagaagaaaaaatgagATCAGCAATAGAGCATGTGGTGAAATGTGATCTTGAGAAAGAAAATATGGTGGATCCAATCGTCTTACCACCAGCAGATTGTGTCATCAGTGCTTGGCTCCTGGATGTTATCAGCAAAAATCAAGATGAGTATATGAAATATATCAAGAAGTTCTCAAGGTTGTTGAAACCTGAAGGACACATCATAATAATTGGATCTGTAGATGCAACGTATTTTACAGTCGGGAAGGACAAGCTCCATATTTTCAGCTATAATGAGGATTTCGCCAGAAATGCAATAGTTGGAGCAGGTTTTGTTATCGACCATTGTGAGGTTATGAAGAGGACGGTTGAGAGTGACCTTTCTGACTTTAAGGGCGTCATATTCATTGCAGCTCATAAAGAGAAGTAG
- the LOC138651747 gene encoding nicotinamide N-methyltransferase-like, protein MDSENYKLYHKSGFDSRQFLEHYLSDSPEMVFAEDLLKFPIENLRKTFTEGHVNGDILIDLTTGSMVHQLFAACDFFKHIILLKFKDRCIMELKRWVDLRTGAFSWGHVTKLHTDDGEESEKLQEKEEKMRFALQHVVKCDLEKDNMMDPMVLPQADCIICSWLLDNISKNQDDYIKYLRKFLRLLKPGGHIILIGCLDTTYYTVGKDKFHLLNYDEDFVRKALVGEGLVIDRCEVTRRTAVSDLSDYKGIIYAEAHKEK, encoded by the exons ATGGATTCCGAAAACTATAAGCTCTATCACAAATCTGGCTTTGATTCCAGGCAATTTCTGGAGCATTACCTTTCAGATAGCCCAGAAATGGTCTTTGCAGAGGATTTATTGAAATTTCCCATTGAAAATCTCAGAAAAACTTTCACAGAAG GTCATGTTAATGGAGACATCTTGATTGACCTCACTACTGGTTCCATGGTTCATCAATTGTTTGCAGCTTGTGATTTTTTCAAACACATCATATTGCTGAAGTTCAAAGACAGATGCATCATGGAGCTAAAAAGATGGGTGGACTTACGTACAGGAGCATTTAGCTGGGGTCATGTCACAAAACTTCATACTGACGATGGAGAAGAAAG tgaaaagttacaggaaaaagaagaaaaaatgaggTTTGCCCTTCAACATGTTGTGAAATGTGACCTCgagaaagataatatgatggatccGATGGTTTTACCACAAGCCGACTGTATCATCTGTAGTTGGCTCCTAGATAATATCAGCAAAAACCAAGATGATTACATCAAATATCTTAGGAAGTTCTTAAGGTTACTGAAACCTGGAGGGCACATTATATTAATTGGGTGTTTAGATACCACATATTACACAGTTGGGAAAGATAAGTTCCATCTTCTCAATTATGatgaggattttgtcaggaaagctCTAGTTGGAGAAGGTTTAGTTATTGACCGCTGTGAGGTAACGAGGAGAACAGCTGTGAGTGATCTTTCTGACTATAAGGGCATCATATATGCTGAAGCTCACAAAGAAAAGTAA
- the LOC138651812 gene encoding nicotinamide N-methyltransferase-like isoform X1 yields MDSRDYKFYRESGFDTRQFLEHYVSDSPGMVFVEDFLKFPIENLRKTFREGKSRGHIKGDILIDLSNGSLVHQLYAACDFFTHIIVLKFRDRCIMELKRWVDSRTGAFHWGHATQLHADDGEECDKLLEKEEKMRFALQHVVKCDLEKENMMDPIVLPPADCIICAWLLDTISKDQDDYMRNLKKFSSLLKPGGHIIIFGCLESTYFTVGKDKLHLLNYDEDFARKALVGEGFVIDSCEVLKRTVASDLVDHKGILFIAAHKEK; encoded by the exons ATGGATTCTAGAGACTATAAGTTCTATCGTGAGTCTGGCTTTGATACCAGGCAATTTCTGGAGCACTATGTTTCAGATAGCCCAGGAATGGTCTTTGTAGAGGATTTTTTGAAATTTCCCATTGAAAATCTAAGAAAAACTTTCAGAGAAGGTAAGAGTAGAG GTCATATTAAAGGAGATATCTTGATTGACCTCAGCAATGGTTCACTGGTTCATCAATTGTACGCAGCCTGCGATTTTTTCACGCACATCATAGTGCTGAAGTTCAGAGACAGATGCATCATGGAGCTGAAAAGATGGGTGGACTCCCGTACTGGAGCATTTCATTGGGGCCACGCCACACAACTTCATGCTGATGATGGAGAAGAATG tgACAAATTGCTGGAAAAAGAAGAGAAAATGAGGTTTGCCCTTCAACATGTTGTGAAATGTGATCTTGAGAAAGAAAATATGATGGATCCGATTGTTTTACCTCCAGCAGACTGTATAATCTGTGCTTGGCTCCTAGATACTATCAGTAAAGACCAAGATGATTATATGAGAAATCTCAAAAAGTTCTCAAGTTTACTAAAACCTGGTGGACACATTATAATATTTGGGTGTTTAGAGTCAACATATTTCACAGTTGGGAAAGACAAATTACATCTTCTCAATTATGATGAGGATTTTGCCAGGAAAGCTCTAGTTGGAGAAGGTTTTGTTATTGACAGCTGTGAGGTTTTGAAGAGAACAGTTGCAAGTGATCTTGTTGACCATAAGGGAATCCTATTCATTGCAGCTCACAAAGAGAAGTAA
- the LOC138651812 gene encoding nicotinamide N-methyltransferase-like isoform X2: MDSRDYKFYRESGFDTRQFLEHYVSDSPGMVFVEDFLKFPIENLRKTFREGHIKGDILIDLSNGSLVHQLYAACDFFTHIIVLKFRDRCIMELKRWVDSRTGAFHWGHATQLHADDGEECDKLLEKEEKMRFALQHVVKCDLEKENMMDPIVLPPADCIICAWLLDTISKDQDDYMRNLKKFSSLLKPGGHIIIFGCLESTYFTVGKDKLHLLNYDEDFARKALVGEGFVIDSCEVLKRTVASDLVDHKGILFIAAHKEK, translated from the exons ATGGATTCTAGAGACTATAAGTTCTATCGTGAGTCTGGCTTTGATACCAGGCAATTTCTGGAGCACTATGTTTCAGATAGCCCAGGAATGGTCTTTGTAGAGGATTTTTTGAAATTTCCCATTGAAAATCTAAGAAAAACTTTCAGAGAAG GTCATATTAAAGGAGATATCTTGATTGACCTCAGCAATGGTTCACTGGTTCATCAATTGTACGCAGCCTGCGATTTTTTCACGCACATCATAGTGCTGAAGTTCAGAGACAGATGCATCATGGAGCTGAAAAGATGGGTGGACTCCCGTACTGGAGCATTTCATTGGGGCCACGCCACACAACTTCATGCTGATGATGGAGAAGAATG tgACAAATTGCTGGAAAAAGAAGAGAAAATGAGGTTTGCCCTTCAACATGTTGTGAAATGTGATCTTGAGAAAGAAAATATGATGGATCCGATTGTTTTACCTCCAGCAGACTGTATAATCTGTGCTTGGCTCCTAGATACTATCAGTAAAGACCAAGATGATTATATGAGAAATCTCAAAAAGTTCTCAAGTTTACTAAAACCTGGTGGACACATTATAATATTTGGGTGTTTAGAGTCAACATATTTCACAGTTGGGAAAGACAAATTACATCTTCTCAATTATGATGAGGATTTTGCCAGGAAAGCTCTAGTTGGAGAAGGTTTTGTTATTGACAGCTGTGAGGTTTTGAAGAGAACAGTTGCAAGTGATCTTGTTGACCATAAGGGAATCCTATTCATTGCAGCTCACAAAGAGAAGTAA